The Malus domestica chromosome 10, GDT2T_hap1 genome contains a region encoding:
- the LOC139188641 gene encoding zinc finger BED domain-containing protein DAYSLEEPER-like yields the protein MGDYMHMKFQKYLLDYSLIMSIAIILDPRYKLHFVDWAYTKLHGVNSMEYKNVHGTLIALFNVYSEISAHLYYSNIPMNLMPNHQTEGGEGYALFEDCDNNYNGTNSVEKGELQKYLDDKRLDRRQDIDVLSWWQMERFHYPILSQLARDVLTILISTVASESAFSIRGKVLDQYRTLLLPDTVQALLCTRD from the exons ATGGGGGATTATATGCACATGAAGTTTCAGAAGTATTTGTTAGACTACAGTTTGATTATGTCAATTGCAATCATCTTGGATCCTCGTTATAAGCTACATTTTGTGGATTGGGCTTACACAAAGCTTCATGGCGTGAATTCTATGGAATATAAAAATGTTCATGGCacattgattgctctctttaaTGTGTACTCGGAAATATCTGCTCAtctttattattcaaatattcCAATGAACTTAATGCCTAATCATCAAACAGAAGGTGGAGAAGGATATGCTCTCTTTGAG GATTGTGATAATAATTACAATGGTACAAACTCAGTTGAAAAAGGTGAATTACAAAAGTATTTGGATGATAAAAGACTAGATAGAAGACAAGATATAGATGTTCTTTCTTGGTGGCAAATGGAGCGTTTTCATTATCCAATACTTTCTCAGTTAGCACGAGATGTGCTAACAATTCTTATTTCAACTGTTGCTTCAGAATCTGCTTTTAGTATTCGGGGTAAAGTGCTAGATCAATATCGTACTTTATTGTTGCCAGACACGGTTCAAGCTTTGCTGTGTACACGAGATTGA